In Streptomyces sp. NBC_00569, a single genomic region encodes these proteins:
- a CDS encoding RBBP9/YdeN family alpha/beta hydrolase yields MNPVPAPTVVLVPGLRDHVLDHWQTALAARLPGSVTVPPLTDLRLSRDAQVTALHDVVSGIEGPVVLVAHSAGVHTTVHWAARHTRPVRGALLATPPDFETPLPDGHPAPHTLRDNGWLPTPSATLPFPSVVAASTNDPLARFDRVTELADAWGSRLVDLGPVGHLNPASGYGEWPHALEILQAFGCRATTGPKVSA; encoded by the coding sequence ATGAACCCCGTTCCCGCGCCCACGGTCGTGCTCGTGCCCGGCCTGCGCGACCACGTCCTCGACCACTGGCAGACGGCCCTCGCCGCCCGCCTCCCCGGTTCCGTGACCGTGCCGCCCCTGACGGACCTCAGGCTGAGCCGCGACGCGCAGGTCACCGCTCTGCACGACGTGGTGTCCGGCATCGAGGGACCGGTCGTGCTCGTCGCGCACAGCGCCGGCGTGCACACCACCGTCCACTGGGCTGCCCGGCACACCCGCCCTGTGCGCGGCGCTCTCCTCGCGACGCCGCCCGACTTCGAAACCCCGCTGCCGGACGGCCACCCCGCACCGCATACCCTGCGTGACAACGGCTGGCTGCCGACGCCGAGCGCCACGCTGCCGTTCCCCAGCGTGGTCGCGGCGAGCACGAACGACCCCCTGGCCCGCTTCGACCGCGTCACCGAACTGGCCGACGCGTGGGGCAGCCGCCTCGTCGACCTCGGCCCCGTCGGCCACCTCAACCCCGCCTCGGGCTACGGCGAGTGGCCCCACGCGCTGGAGATCCTCCAGGCCTTCGGCTGCCGTGCGACGACGGGCCCGAAGGTGTCGGCATGA
- a CDS encoding quinone oxidoreductase family protein, translating into MAYAIRFHETGGPEVLRREQVTVGAPGPGEVRVRHEAVGLNFADTYFRTGLYPAPLPAGIGVEAAGVVEAVGQGVTHVAEGDRVTYTGSPLGAYSSERVMPADSLIRLPDGIDFETAAAMTMRGLTASYLLRRIHPLKPGDTILLHAAAGGVGLIVSQWAKLLGLTVIGTVSTEEKAALARAHGCDHTILYRQENVAERVRQLTDGAGVPLVLDSVGKDTVAGSMASLRRRGLLVCFGTSSGVPPLDAMQLVQHGSLFVTRPALADYIADPAERDDLAGELFGHVAAGRIGIRVDQRFALEDAVTAHRTLEAGRTTGSSVLIP; encoded by the coding sequence GTGGCATACGCCATCCGCTTCCACGAGACCGGCGGCCCCGAGGTCCTGCGCCGCGAACAGGTGACCGTCGGCGCCCCCGGCCCCGGCGAGGTCCGGGTCCGGCACGAGGCCGTCGGCCTCAACTTCGCCGACACCTATTTCCGCACCGGTCTGTACCCGGCGCCGCTTCCCGCGGGAATCGGCGTCGAGGCCGCCGGTGTCGTCGAGGCCGTCGGCCAGGGCGTCACCCACGTCGCCGAGGGCGACCGTGTCACGTACACCGGCAGCCCGCTCGGCGCGTACAGCTCCGAGCGGGTCATGCCCGCCGACTCCCTGATCCGGCTCCCCGACGGCATCGACTTCGAGACCGCCGCTGCCATGACCATGCGCGGCCTCACCGCCTCCTACCTGCTGCGCCGCATCCACCCGTTGAAGCCCGGCGACACGATCCTGTTGCACGCCGCCGCGGGCGGCGTGGGACTGATCGTCTCCCAGTGGGCGAAGCTGCTCGGCCTCACCGTCATCGGGACCGTCTCCACCGAGGAGAAGGCCGCACTGGCCCGTGCCCACGGCTGCGACCACACCATCCTGTACCGGCAGGAGAACGTCGCGGAGCGCGTGCGGCAGCTGACCGACGGGGCCGGTGTCCCGCTCGTCCTCGACAGCGTCGGCAAGGACACGGTCGCCGGTTCCATGGCCTCGCTGCGCCGCCGCGGCCTGCTGGTCTGCTTCGGCACCTCGTCCGGAGTGCCGCCGCTGGACGCGATGCAACTCGTCCAGCACGGCTCACTGTTCGTGACCCGTCCGGCGCTGGCCGACTACATCGCCGACCCCGCCGAGCGGGACGACCTCGCCGGGGAGCTGTTCGGCCACGTGGCAGCCGGCCGCATCGGGATCCGTGTCGACCAGCGCTTCGCCCTCGAGGACGCCGTGACCGCGCACCGCACGCTGGAAGCGGGCCGCACGACGGGCTCGTCCGTCCTCATCCCCTGA
- a CDS encoding TauD/TfdA family dioxygenase: MRGRSPELPRRPCTGPAVWRGRDLSASPAWALHLSPARLDELDAAVRTVRARGTPLLKVTVGHFPLPTLAGELRRAADELENGRGFVLVRGIPVERYSEEEAAVLLWGVGQHLGIPVSQDATGHMLGHLRDGPDVRAVPSPRTEAADALALLCLRAAGSGARTALASSAAVHNAVLAGRPELLDGLSRTHFLDRRGEQLPGGLPWQAVPLAHRDGERLSLRYDRGRLESAQRYPEVPRLSAAERELFDLMDETASCPDLRLDIDLTPGDLLLLNNHAVLHARTPREDSPEPEHRCHLLQVWLTPHQPRSLPPEFWGNEHDDEHSRTGGRGGVAPRDVITPHPPTKGKPHVRPLRTPGAIRPVPR; the protein is encoded by the coding sequence GTGCGTGGGCGATCCCCAGAACTCCCCCGCCGCCCCTGCACGGGTCCGGCCGTGTGGCGAGGCCGGGATCTCTCGGCCTCCCCGGCCTGGGCGCTGCACCTGTCACCCGCGCGGCTCGACGAGCTGGACGCGGCCGTGCGGACGGTGCGTGCCCGGGGCACCCCTCTGCTGAAGGTGACCGTCGGCCACTTCCCCCTGCCGACCCTGGCGGGCGAGCTGCGGAGGGCGGCCGACGAGCTGGAGAACGGCCGGGGCTTCGTGCTGGTACGAGGCATCCCGGTGGAGCGGTACAGCGAGGAGGAGGCCGCCGTCCTCCTGTGGGGTGTCGGACAACACCTCGGGATCCCGGTGTCGCAGGACGCGACCGGTCACATGCTCGGGCATCTGCGAGACGGTCCCGACGTCCGGGCCGTGCCGTCGCCACGCACCGAGGCCGCCGATGCGCTGGCGCTGCTGTGCCTGCGCGCGGCCGGCTCCGGGGCGCGTACGGCACTCGCCAGCTCGGCGGCGGTGCACAATGCCGTACTGGCCGGCAGGCCCGAGCTTCTCGACGGCCTGAGCCGTACGCACTTCCTCGACCGCCGTGGGGAACAGCTCCCGGGCGGACTCCCCTGGCAGGCGGTGCCGCTCGCGCACCGGGACGGCGAGAGGCTCAGCCTGCGCTACGACCGCGGCCGCCTGGAGTCCGCGCAGCGGTATCCCGAGGTACCGCGCCTGAGTGCGGCCGAGCGGGAGCTCTTCGACCTCATGGACGAGACGGCGTCCTGCCCGGATCTGCGCCTCGACATCGACCTCACCCCCGGCGACCTGCTGCTTCTCAACAACCATGCGGTCCTGCACGCCCGCACACCGCGCGAGGACTCACCCGAGCCCGAACACCGGTGTCACCTCCTCCAGGTGTGGCTGACGCCTCATCAACCACGCTCACTGCCACCTGAGTTCTGGGGCAATGAGCACGACGATGAACACTCCCGCACCGGCGGGCGCGGCGGAGTCGCGCCGCGCGATGTGATCACCCCGCACCCCCCGACGAAAGGGAAGCCACATGTCCGACCTCTGCGCACTCCTGGCGCGATCCGCCCGGTCCCACGCTGA
- a CDS encoding acetoacetate--CoA ligase produces MSARNSNITEFLAWLAQERGLSFTDYAELWRWSTDDLPGFWSAVWEFYGLDTVSDYDEVLADARMPGATWFTGARLNFAQQCLARATDERPALIAVTETGDPVEISWDRLTREVAGMAEALREMGVGPGDCVAGYLPNVPQAVVALLATAAVGATWTVCAPEFGTPSVLARLRQVRPTVLVAADGYRHGGKAYDRRPHIAEILDGLPTVRHLVAVDRLHTSAAGPAWSQRPDVTQHEWSGMADREAQLDYADVPFEHPLWILWSSGTTGVPKGIVHGHGGIVVELLKALGLGVDLRADDRYLFHTSTSWMVWNFMVAGLLHGSTLVLYDGSPTHPDANGLWRIAERTRATTVGVGAAYLVAAEKAGAHPAAATDLAALRTILQTGSAMPDNTWHWVRDRLAPKARLQSICGGTDICSVLAGDSPLLPVRTGRISGPSLGVALASWDAAGQPLVGQQGELVVTAPLPSMPLRFVDDPDDERYRSSYFDVYPGVWRHGDWVTMDPDLSVVVAGRSDSTLNRMGVRMGSADLYAVVERLTRIADSLVIGAELPDGRYYMPLFVVPADGERFDDALRAEVVGAIRHSLSPRHVPDAVVPIEAVPRTLTGKKLEVPVKRILQGARVTEVSAEGAVTRPDMLAWFAEFAAGLGQH; encoded by the coding sequence ATGAGCGCGCGGAACTCCAACATCACCGAGTTCCTGGCCTGGTTGGCGCAGGAGCGCGGCCTGTCGTTCACCGACTACGCCGAGCTGTGGCGGTGGAGCACCGACGACCTGCCCGGCTTCTGGTCGGCCGTGTGGGAGTTCTACGGCCTGGACACGGTCAGCGACTACGACGAGGTGCTCGCCGACGCGAGGATGCCCGGCGCGACCTGGTTCACCGGAGCACGCCTCAATTTCGCGCAGCAGTGCCTCGCCCGTGCCACCGACGAACGCCCCGCGCTCATCGCCGTGACCGAGACCGGCGACCCTGTTGAGATCTCCTGGGACCGGCTCACCAGGGAAGTGGCGGGCATGGCCGAAGCCCTGCGAGAGATGGGCGTCGGCCCCGGTGACTGCGTCGCCGGGTACCTGCCGAACGTCCCGCAGGCCGTGGTCGCCCTCCTGGCCACGGCTGCCGTCGGCGCGACCTGGACGGTCTGCGCACCCGAGTTCGGCACGCCCAGCGTGCTCGCCAGGCTGCGCCAGGTCCGGCCGACGGTCCTGGTGGCCGCGGACGGCTACCGCCACGGCGGCAAGGCGTACGACCGCCGCCCGCACATCGCCGAGATCCTGGACGGTCTGCCCACGGTCCGCCACCTCGTCGCCGTCGACCGCCTGCACACGTCCGCCGCCGGACCGGCATGGTCACAGCGGCCGGACGTGACGCAGCACGAGTGGTCCGGCATGGCCGACCGCGAGGCCCAACTCGACTACGCCGACGTCCCGTTCGAGCATCCGCTGTGGATCCTCTGGTCATCCGGCACCACCGGCGTCCCGAAGGGAATCGTGCACGGCCACGGCGGCATCGTCGTCGAGCTGCTCAAGGCGCTCGGGCTCGGCGTGGACCTGCGCGCCGACGACCGCTATCTCTTCCACACCTCCACCAGCTGGATGGTGTGGAACTTCATGGTCGCCGGGCTCCTGCACGGCAGCACGCTCGTCCTCTACGACGGCAGCCCCACCCACCCCGACGCCAACGGCCTCTGGCGGATCGCCGAACGCACCCGTGCCACGACGGTCGGCGTCGGCGCCGCCTACCTGGTCGCCGCGGAGAAGGCCGGGGCTCACCCGGCCGCCGCCACGGACCTCGCTGCGCTGCGGACCATTCTGCAGACCGGCTCGGCGATGCCCGACAACACTTGGCACTGGGTCCGCGACCGGCTCGCCCCGAAGGCCCGGCTCCAGTCGATCTGCGGCGGTACCGACATCTGCTCCGTGCTCGCCGGTGACTCCCCGCTGCTGCCGGTGCGTACGGGCCGGATCTCCGGCCCGTCCCTGGGCGTCGCGCTCGCCTCCTGGGACGCCGCGGGGCAGCCGCTCGTGGGGCAGCAGGGCGAACTCGTCGTCACGGCACCTCTGCCGTCGATGCCGCTCCGCTTCGTCGACGATCCCGACGACGAGCGGTACAGGAGCAGCTACTTCGACGTCTATCCGGGCGTGTGGCGGCACGGCGACTGGGTCACCATGGACCCCGACCTGTCCGTCGTCGTGGCCGGCCGCTCCGACTCCACGCTCAACCGCATGGGCGTGCGCATGGGGTCCGCCGACCTCTACGCCGTCGTGGAACGGCTCACGCGGATCGCGGACAGCCTCGTCATCGGCGCCGAGCTGCCGGACGGCCGCTACTACATGCCGCTGTTCGTCGTGCCCGCGGACGGGGAGCGGTTCGACGACGCCCTGCGTGCCGAGGTCGTCGGCGCGATCAGGCACAGCCTGTCGCCCCGGCACGTCCCCGACGCCGTCGTCCCCATCGAGGCCGTGCCCCGCACCCTCACGGGCAAGAAGCTGGAGGTCCCCGTCAAACGCATCCTCCAGGGCGCCCGCGTCACCGAGGTCAGCGCGGAAGGTGCCGTGACCCGCCCCGACATGCTGGCCTGGTTCGCGGAATTCGCGGCCGGGCTGGGACAGCACTGA
- a CDS encoding helix-turn-helix domain-containing protein encodes MLQALGLGPAEEAVYTALLSRPTASAQDLVRQTGLEEAETTRILLDLTTRGLVAVSTEAGSGVSDPADCDAGSRPARYRLTPPSVALAPILVEQRNALHRAETAFSMLTEQYRSTAAHPAGSVVEVVVGVDQVAHRFHQLQRGAQRELLVFLVGAPTAVARDEADVSESSALDRGVDFRVVAAKDYLDGPDMARDVKAGIAAGIEVRLADSLPLKMVVSDRERAMVPLDMTDAGGEPSAIVVHRSGLLTALVHLFEKEWAEARPLYVTTTDVRAQPTTDQRPTEGELEVLALLLAGISDRRAASQLGLSIRTVERRTRRLMDLAGADSRLQLGWHAARAGWL; translated from the coding sequence ATGCTGCAGGCGTTGGGATTGGGCCCGGCCGAAGAGGCCGTCTACACCGCACTGCTGTCCCGCCCGACTGCCTCCGCGCAGGACCTCGTTCGGCAGACCGGACTTGAGGAGGCCGAGACCACCCGCATCCTGCTCGACCTGACGACACGTGGTCTGGTCGCGGTCTCCACCGAGGCCGGGAGCGGGGTGTCCGACCCGGCCGACTGCGACGCCGGCAGCCGGCCCGCCCGCTACCGGCTCACACCACCCTCGGTGGCCCTGGCCCCGATTCTCGTCGAGCAGCGCAACGCACTGCACCGGGCCGAGACGGCGTTCTCGATGCTGACCGAGCAGTACCGCAGTACTGCCGCGCACCCCGCGGGCAGCGTCGTGGAGGTGGTCGTCGGCGTGGATCAGGTGGCACACCGGTTCCACCAACTGCAGCGCGGCGCCCAGCGGGAGTTGCTCGTCTTCCTCGTCGGCGCTCCCACCGCGGTGGCGCGCGACGAAGCCGACGTGTCGGAGAGTTCCGCCCTGGACCGCGGAGTCGACTTCCGTGTCGTGGCTGCCAAGGACTACCTCGACGGTCCCGACATGGCGCGGGACGTGAAGGCCGGCATCGCTGCGGGCATCGAGGTTCGCCTGGCCGACTCGTTGCCGCTGAAGATGGTCGTGTCGGACCGGGAGCGTGCCATGGTGCCACTCGACATGACGGACGCCGGCGGCGAGCCGAGCGCCATCGTGGTGCACCGCAGCGGTCTGCTGACGGCCCTGGTCCATCTCTTCGAGAAGGAATGGGCCGAGGCCCGGCCTCTGTACGTCACCACCACGGATGTGCGCGCGCAGCCGACAACCGATCAGCGGCCGACCGAGGGGGAACTGGAGGTCCTCGCCCTCCTGCTGGCAGGGATCTCCGACCGGCGTGCGGCCTCCCAACTCGGCCTGTCCATACGCACCGTGGAGCGACGGACACGCCGTCTGATGGACCTCGCGGGAGCGGACTCGCGCCTGCAGCTGGGGTGGCACGCGGCACGTGCGGGCTGGCTCTGA
- a CDS encoding TauD/TfdA dioxygenase family protein — protein sequence MPRTAARTRIQVDPLTCTIGAELHGVQLSDAVHDDALFAEIKELLLRHKVLFLRDQDMSRAEHVGFASRLGPLEDHPVLGSDPDHPGLVRIYKDLDSKPEHYENALHCDATWRDRPPMGALLRCVETPEVGGDTIWVNMAEAYRRLPEHIRTQIDGLRARHSIEASFGAVMPTEQRHQLKARYPDAEHPVVRTHPETGEKILFVNSFTTHFVNHHTPENVRFGQDHAPGASHLLNYLTSQAAVPEYQVRWRWTPNSVALWDNRSTQHYAVQDYWPAVRKMERAGIAGDRPC from the coding sequence ATGCCCCGGACCGCTGCCCGTACCCGGATCCAGGTCGATCCGCTGACCTGCACCATCGGCGCCGAACTGCACGGCGTCCAGCTCAGCGACGCCGTCCATGACGACGCGCTCTTCGCCGAGATCAAGGAACTCCTGCTCCGCCACAAGGTGCTGTTCCTGCGCGACCAGGACATGAGCCGCGCCGAGCACGTCGGGTTCGCCTCCCGCCTCGGCCCGCTGGAGGACCACCCGGTCCTCGGCAGCGACCCCGACCACCCCGGCCTCGTCCGCATCTACAAGGACCTGGACAGCAAGCCCGAGCACTACGAGAACGCTTTGCACTGCGACGCGACCTGGCGCGACCGCCCGCCCATGGGCGCCCTGCTCCGGTGCGTCGAGACGCCCGAGGTCGGCGGCGACACGATCTGGGTCAACATGGCCGAGGCGTACCGCAGGCTCCCCGAGCACATCCGCACCCAGATCGACGGTCTGCGCGCCCGGCACAGCATCGAGGCGAGCTTCGGCGCGGTCATGCCGACGGAACAGCGCCACCAGCTCAAGGCCCGCTACCCGGACGCCGAGCACCCGGTCGTGCGCACCCACCCCGAGACCGGCGAGAAGATCCTCTTCGTCAACTCCTTCACCACCCACTTCGTCAACCACCACACCCCCGAGAACGTGCGGTTCGGCCAGGACCACGCGCCCGGCGCGAGCCACCTGCTCAACTACCTCACGAGCCAGGCGGCCGTCCCGGAGTACCAGGTCCGCTGGCGCTGGACCCCGAACAGCGTCGCCCTCTGGGACAACCGCTCCACCCAGCACTACGCGGTCCAGGACTACTGGCCCGCTGTCCGCAAGATGGAACGCGCCGGCATCGCCGGTGACAGGCCCTGCTGA
- a CDS encoding MFS transporter: MTRRYAWLVFALSFGLLLSDYMSRQVLNAVFPLLKAEWLLSDTQLGSLSGIVALMVGVLTFPLSLLADRWGRVRSLVLAAVVWSLATLGCAVSASYGQMFLGRFMVGVGEAAYGSVGIAVVLSVFPVGLRATLSGAFIAGGAFGSVLGVSIGGVVAQHMGWRWTFGVMGLFGLVLAAVYGVVVTERRLAPAGHGTGPAPGTGGPVRALLPRLFSSVSVLCAYVGSGLQMFITMALLAWMPSFLDRYYGLPPAKAGLAAGGFALITGIGMIGGGIVSDRLGRSNPHLKWTVAIVCSFGSLVLLTGGFQLPPGIPQLLLVGAGTLLSNATAGPAAAMVASLTPAAVAATAMATLTLANSLLGLAPGPAVTGMLADRMGLDGALRLVPLVAVVAGLAFVLGRRHYDQGLISASAPALYKTEISI; encoded by the coding sequence ATGACGCGTCGCTACGCGTGGCTGGTGTTCGCCCTCAGCTTCGGGCTCCTGCTGTCCGACTACATGTCGCGGCAGGTCCTGAACGCGGTGTTTCCGCTGCTGAAGGCCGAATGGCTGCTCTCCGACACCCAGTTGGGGTCGCTGAGCGGCATTGTCGCCCTCATGGTCGGCGTGCTCACCTTTCCGCTGTCGTTGCTCGCGGACCGCTGGGGCCGGGTCAGGAGCCTGGTCCTCGCGGCGGTGGTGTGGAGCCTGGCCACCCTGGGCTGTGCCGTCTCCGCGAGCTACGGCCAGATGTTCCTGGGCCGTTTCATGGTGGGCGTCGGCGAGGCGGCCTACGGGAGCGTGGGCATCGCGGTGGTGCTGAGCGTGTTCCCGGTGGGCCTGCGGGCCACGCTGTCGGGCGCCTTCATCGCGGGCGGCGCCTTCGGATCCGTACTCGGTGTGTCGATCGGCGGTGTGGTGGCCCAACACATGGGCTGGCGCTGGACGTTCGGCGTCATGGGCCTGTTCGGGCTGGTCCTGGCCGCGGTCTACGGCGTCGTCGTGACGGAGCGGAGACTCGCGCCGGCCGGGCACGGCACCGGCCCCGCACCGGGTACGGGAGGCCCGGTACGGGCACTGCTACCCCGGCTGTTCTCGTCGGTGTCCGTGCTGTGCGCCTATGTGGGCAGCGGCCTGCAGATGTTCATCACGATGGCACTGCTGGCCTGGATGCCCAGCTTCCTCGACCGCTACTACGGCCTGCCGCCCGCCAAGGCCGGACTCGCCGCCGGAGGCTTCGCGCTGATCACCGGGATAGGCATGATCGGCGGCGGCATCGTCAGTGATCGGCTCGGCCGCAGCAACCCCCACCTCAAGTGGACCGTCGCCATCGTGTGCAGCTTCGGCTCGCTGGTCCTGCTCACCGGCGGGTTCCAACTCCCGCCCGGAATACCGCAACTTCTCCTCGTGGGTGCCGGGACGCTGCTCTCCAACGCCACGGCCGGACCCGCCGCCGCCATGGTGGCGAGCCTGACACCGGCCGCCGTCGCGGCGACGGCCATGGCGACGCTCACCCTCGCCAACAGTCTGCTGGGCCTGGCGCCCGGCCCCGCGGTGACCGGCATGCTGGCCGACCGCATGGGCCTGGACGGCGCGCTCCGCCTGGTCCCGCTCGTCGCCGTCGTGGCGGGTCTGGCGTTCGTCCTCGGCAGACGCCACTACGACCAGGGCCTCATCTCGGCATCGGCCCCGGCCCTCTACAAGACGGAGATCTCCATATGA
- a CDS encoding 3-keto-5-aminohexanoate cleavage protein, whose protein sequence is MHFLDDSLLPENQQKLVIQVAPYGPEWLPGDADDLPLTMDEHVQAAVDCYNAGATVLHIHVRELDGHGSKRMSKFNELIGRLREAVPDMVLQIGGSISFAPEDEGSEAKWLSYDTRHLLAELDPRPDQVTIAINTSQMNIVEIMSDDDLAGTSIAKPDYYAAYRDMVVEAGPDFYLEHLERLHANGIQPHFQLATLAQLETVERLIRSGVYTGPLVLNYVAIGGGFSGRHPADLIEFVRRVPDGAVLTIESSMRAVAPMNAIGIALGVHVRVGNEDNLWARKGERMSSVKQVEQMVSIADTLGRDIANGAEAKEIYHIGEYYSGTDQTLAALGMVPNRRPGQRGFMLGGTAG, encoded by the coding sequence ATGCACTTCCTCGATGACTCCCTGCTGCCCGAGAACCAGCAGAAGCTGGTGATCCAGGTCGCTCCCTACGGCCCCGAGTGGCTCCCCGGCGACGCCGACGACCTCCCCCTCACCATGGACGAGCACGTCCAGGCCGCCGTGGACTGCTACAACGCCGGTGCCACCGTCCTGCACATCCACGTGCGTGAACTGGACGGGCACGGCTCCAAGCGCATGTCCAAGTTCAACGAACTCATCGGGCGGCTGCGCGAGGCCGTCCCGGACATGGTCCTGCAGATCGGCGGATCCATCTCGTTCGCCCCCGAGGACGAGGGCTCCGAGGCGAAGTGGCTCAGCTACGACACCCGCCACCTGCTGGCCGAACTCGACCCGCGGCCCGACCAGGTGACGATCGCCATCAACACCAGCCAGATGAACATCGTCGAGATCATGTCCGACGACGACCTCGCCGGGACGTCCATCGCCAAGCCCGACTACTACGCGGCGTACCGGGACATGGTCGTCGAGGCAGGCCCCGACTTCTACCTCGAACACCTCGAGCGGCTGCACGCGAACGGCATCCAGCCGCACTTCCAGCTCGCCACCCTGGCCCAGCTGGAGACCGTCGAGCGTCTCATCCGCAGCGGCGTGTACACCGGCCCTCTGGTCCTCAACTACGTGGCCATCGGCGGCGGGTTCTCCGGACGGCACCCGGCCGACCTGATCGAGTTCGTCCGCCGTGTCCCCGACGGCGCCGTCCTCACCATCGAGTCCTCGATGCGCGCCGTCGCCCCCATGAACGCCATCGGCATCGCCCTCGGCGTCCACGTCCGCGTGGGCAACGAGGACAACCTGTGGGCCCGCAAGGGCGAGCGCATGAGCTCCGTGAAGCAGGTCGAGCAGATGGTCAGCATCGCCGACACCCTCGGCCGCGACATCGCGAACGGCGCGGAGGCCAAGGAGATCTACCACATCGGCGAGTACTACTCCGGTACCGACCAGACCCTGGCCGCGCTCGGCATGGTGCCCAACCGGCGTCCCGGACAGCGCGGCTTCATGCTCGGCGGCACCGCCGGCTGA
- a CDS encoding AraC family transcriptional regulator: protein MKPLVRNAALSSYIELSQSLDIDPRALMKQVGLDPVGLAVQDRWIPGAAVAELLELSAAAARREDFGLLLAERRRFSNLGPISLVLREEPDTRSAVQLLVRQERMYNEMLRSRLTEANGLATLKVSLALGEVREARQSVELAVGVLHGFIRVFLGARWQPLSVCFSHGAPHDTAAHRRFFGPVVEFDQEFNGIVFYATELDTPNTMSDPLLRGYARQYFDSIAVSEDTTELDRVRELIEVLLPTGRCSIEQVAGSLGVDRRTVHRHLATSGETFSSLVNATRTQLAEQLVANPSRSLTEIAGLLGFSAPSAFSRWFRDQFGSSAREWRAQRSASGPVPN from the coding sequence ATGAAACCGCTGGTCCGCAACGCAGCCCTGAGCAGCTACATCGAGCTCAGTCAGTCCCTGGACATCGACCCCCGTGCCCTCATGAAGCAGGTGGGCCTCGACCCCGTCGGACTCGCCGTCCAGGACCGCTGGATTCCCGGCGCGGCAGTCGCCGAGCTGCTCGAACTGTCGGCGGCGGCAGCGCGGCGCGAGGACTTCGGCCTGCTCCTCGCTGAGCGGCGCCGCTTCTCCAACCTCGGCCCGATCAGCCTCGTCCTGCGCGAGGAACCGGACACGCGCAGCGCCGTCCAGCTCCTGGTGCGCCAAGAGCGCATGTACAACGAGATGCTGCGCAGCCGGCTCACGGAGGCGAACGGGCTCGCCACCTTGAAGGTGAGCCTCGCGCTCGGCGAGGTGCGTGAGGCCCGGCAATCCGTAGAGCTGGCCGTGGGCGTGCTGCACGGATTTATCCGGGTGTTCCTCGGCGCCCGCTGGCAGCCACTGTCCGTGTGTTTCTCACACGGCGCACCCCATGACACCGCCGCACACCGGCGTTTCTTCGGACCCGTAGTGGAATTCGACCAGGAATTCAACGGCATCGTCTTCTACGCGACCGAACTCGACACCCCCAATACGATGTCGGATCCCCTGCTGCGCGGATACGCCCGGCAGTACTTCGACTCCATCGCGGTCTCCGAGGACACCACCGAGCTCGACCGGGTGCGCGAGCTGATCGAGGTACTGCTGCCGACGGGGCGCTGCTCGATCGAACAGGTCGCCGGCAGCCTCGGCGTCGACCGCCGGACCGTCCACCGGCACCTCGCCACGTCGGGGGAGACGTTCTCCTCGCTCGTCAACGCCACGCGCACGCAGCTCGCCGAGCAGCTCGTGGCGAATCCGAGCCGTTCCCTCACGGAGATCGCCGGGCTCCTGGGTTTCTCCGCGCCCAGCGCCTTCTCCCGCTGGTTCCGGGATCAGTTCGGCAGCAGCGCCCGCGAGTGGCGCGCCCAGCGGTCCGCCTCCGGCCCTGTCCCCAACTGA